Proteins from a genomic interval of Ciona intestinalis chromosome 9, KH, whole genome shotgun sequence:
- the LOC101242875 gene encoding nmrA-like family domain-containing protein 1, which translates to MKRQICVVAYVANRPDYSDSRKPSYWHLAVVKNCTAVVGALVKDKDNFVKVLTSAQSDSSFVRNIKRTSPDVLLTGVSLEITTQVAKSVAGSDTLILFTDTDYEKENPISDEVDVGRSVTDACVNSCVKHLIYSTQMHVYACIGLRCDACDAKAHIADYITAADIKETLVCIPFLYEDFLAGGALTPRKTTRTDTYKIVAPMGYIPMDTIALEDVALCFRNLVANPTNWSGKTLSLSGDKMTIQEYAQMLTDNVYPKIVKDAQVTPEEFIDYNEWDGAEDMANYFDYLTRGVQRNNMNSTMSLVSEIACFYDWAKANAKKVVAALEV; encoded by the exons ATGAAGCGTCAAATTTGTGTTGTAGCTTATGTAGCAAACAGGCCTGATTACAGCGATTCACGAAAACCGAGTTACTGGCATTTAGCAGTTGTAAAAAACTGCACAGCGGTCGTGGGTGCACTCGTAAAAGACAAAGATAATTTCGTAAAGGTGCTAACTTCAGCGCAATCAG ATTCATCTTTCGtcagaaatataaaacgaaCTTCGCCAGATGTTCTTTTAACTGGAGTATCCCTCGAAATCACGACTCAGGTCGCCAAGTCAGTAGCGGGAAGTGatactttaatattgtttactgATACAGACTATGAAAAAGAAAACCCCATTTCG GATGAAGTGGATGTTGGTCGTTCTGTCACTGACGCTTGCGTCAACAGTTGCGTTAAACACTTGATCTACAGCACGCAAATGCACGTATACGCTTGCATTGGTCTGAGGTGTGACGCATGTGATGCAAAAGCACATATCGCAGATTATATTACAGCTGCGGATATTAAAGAAACGCTGGTCTGCATTCCGTTTCTTTATGAAGATTTTCTCGCTGGAGGCGCTCTTACACCAAGGAAAACTACCCGAACAGACACCTACAAAATAg TTGCTCCGATGGGCTACATTCCAATGGACACAATAGCCCTTGAAGACGTTGCACTTTGCTTCAGAAATCTAGTTGCTAATCCAACAAATTGGTCAGGAAAAACGTTGTCACTTTCAGGTGATAAAATGACTATCCAG GAATATGCACAGATGTTGACTGATAATGTCTACCCTAAGATTGTTAAGGATGCTCAA GTTACACCAGAAGAGTTCATTGACTACAATGAATGGGACGGTGCTGAAGACATGGCTAACTATTTCGATTATCTGACCAGAGGCGTCCAGCGTAACAACATGAACTCAACTATGTCGTTAGTCTCCGAAATTGCTTGCTTTTATGACTGGGCAAAAGCAAACGCGAAAAAAGTTGTAGCTGCACTAGAAGTTTGA
- the LOC101242470 gene encoding endoplasmic reticulum chaperone BiP produces MRVFQNILLAIAGFCLVSAVFGDEESKDVGTVIGIDLGTTYSCVGVFKNGRVEIIANDQGNRITPSYVAFTAEGDRLIGDAAKNQLTSNPENTVFDAKRLIGRAWSEKGVQSDLKYFPFTVKNKNSKPHVEVNVKGQKKVFAAEEISAMVLGKMKEIAEAYLGKTVTHAVVTVPAYFNDAQRTATKDAGVIAGLNVMRIINEPTAAAIAYGLDKKEGEKNILVFDLGGGTFDVSMLTIDNGVFEVISTNGDTHLGGEDFDQRVMDYFMKLYKKKRGKDMRRDNRAVQKLRREVEKAKRALSSSQVATVEIESFFEGEDFSETLTRAKFEELNMDLFRSTMVPVKKVLEDADLTVKDVDEVVLVGGSTRIPKIQQLVKDHFKGKEPNRGINPDEAVAFGAAVQAGVLGGESDTGDLVLLDVCPLTLGIETVGGVMTKLIGRNTVVPTKKSQIFSTASDNQPTVTINVLEGERAMTKDNHHLGKFDLTGIPPAPRGVPQIEVTFEIDVNGILRVSAEDKGTGNKEKITIKNDDNRLSKEDIERMVQDAEKFASEDQKLKEKVDAKNELESYAYSLKNQVGDKEKLGGKLSDEDKETVTKAVEETIKWLDDHQEGAEKEDYEAQKKKMEEVVQPIVSKIYQGGEGGAPPPPGGETEDKDEL; encoded by the exons ATGAGggtgtttcaaaatattttacttgcaATTGCGGGCTTCTGCCTTGTGAGTGCTGTATTCGGAGATGAAGAGTCCAAAGATGTGGGCACTGTGATTGGAATTGACTTGGGAACAACATATTCATG TGTTGGAGTGTTTAAGAATGGACGAGTGGAGATCATTGCCAATGACCAAGGAAACCGTATTACCCCATCATATGTGGCTTTCACTGCGGAGGGTGATCGACTTATCGGAGATGCTGCTAAGAATCAACTTACCTCCAACCCAGAAAATACCGTTTTCGACGCAAAGAGATTAATTGGCCGAGCCTGGTCAGAGAAGGGTGTTCAGTCGGATCTCAAATACTTTCCATTCACAGTGAAGAATAAGAACAGCAAACCACATGTTGAAGTTAATGTAAAAGGACAAAAGAAG GTGTTTGCTGCCGAAGAAATCAGTGCCATGGTTTTGGGCAAAATGAAGGAAATTGCTGAAGCGTATCTTGGCAAAACTGTGACACATGCTGTGGTAACTGTCCCTGCTTACTTTAATGATGCACAGAGAACTGCAACCAAGGATGCTGGTGTTATTGCAGGATTAAATGTCATGAGAATCATTAATGAACC AACTGCTGCAGCTATTGCATATGGTCTTGACAAAAAAGAGGGAGAAAAGAATATTCTTGTTTTTGATTTGGGCGGCGGTACTTTTGATGTTTCTATGCTTACTATTGACAATGGGGTGTTTGAGGTCATTTCAACAAATGGAGATACTCATCTTG GTGGTGAAGATTTTGACCAACGTGTAATGGACTACTTCATGAAGCTGTACAAGAAGAAGAGAGGTAAAGATATGAGACGAGACAACCGTGCTGTACAGAAGCTTAGACGAGAAGTTGAAAAGGCAAAGAGAGCGCTCTCATCCAGTCAGGTCGCAACTGTGGAAATTGAAAGTTTCTTTGAAGGCGAAGATTTCTCTGAAACTCTCACCAGAGCCAAGTTTGAGGAACTCAACATG GACCTTTTCCGTTCCACAATGGTTCCAGTGAAGAAAGTCCTCGAAGATGCTGACCTCACTGTTAAAGATGTGGACGAAGTTGTTCTTGTTGGAGGTTCCACCCGCATCCCAAAGATCCAACAACTTGTCAAGGATCACTTCAAAGGAAAGGAACCAAACCGTGGTATCAACCCTGATGAAGCTGTTGCTTTTGGTGCTGCAGTGCAAGCTGGTGTGCTTGGGGGAGAATCTGACACCG GTGATCTTGTCCTTCTTGATGTTTGCCCACTCACCCTTGGTATTGAAACCGTTGGAGGTGTGATGACAAAACTTATCGGTAGAAACACTGTGGTTCCAACTAAGAAATCCCAAATTTTCTCAACCGCCAGTGACAACCAGCCTACTGTTACAATCAATGTTTTGGAAG GTGAAAGAGCAATGACGAAGGATAACCATCACTTGGGCAAGTTTGACCTCACTGGAATCCCCCCTGCTCCACGTGGAGTTCCTCAGATCGAAGTGACATTTGAGATTGATGTGAATGGTATACTCCGTGTGTCCGCAGAGGACAAGGGAACCGGTAACAAAGAAAAGATTACAATCAAGAATGACGACAACAGATTGTCAAAAGAAGACATTGAAAGGATGGTACAAGATGCAGAGAAATTTGCATCAGAGGATCAAAAG ctTAAAGAGAAGGTTGATGCCAAGAATGAGCTTGAAAGTTATGCCTACTCTCTCAAGAACCAAGTTGGTGACAAAGAAAAGTTGGGTGGCAAGCTGTCAGATGAAGACAAAGAAACTGTTACTAAAGCTGTTGAAGAAACCATTAAGTGGTTGGATGACCATCAGGAGGGAGCAGAGAAAGAAGATTATGAAGCACAGAAGAAGAAGATGGAAGAAGTTGTTCAACCTATTGTTTCAAAGATTTACCAAGGCGGAGAAGGTGGCGCTCCACCCCCACCTGGTGGTGAAACTGAGGACAAGGACGAGTTATag
- the LOC113474536 gene encoding uncharacterized protein LOC113474536, with translation MNRKSYSVQGLHGMPHNQWQRSRQHFTGTSIASPFPQSQNNELTAPSIRLPPLLQHERMQYPRQPVPIRRQVPIRSQVQIRPQFPSNQQKRHLHNNESNLYGPGSAMRLPPSNWRPPALSASHHLHRPSVPPARRTTRPRVQCCAFCKSNREPMDFYSTHLIRDSTGRITCPVLRRHVCRFCGATGDFAHTASYCIHNPERGSSMKTVLSTPTMSSGRKRNARK, from the exons ATGAATAGAAAAAGTTACAGCGTTCAGGGGCTTCATGGCATGCCACATAATCAG TGGCAAAGGTCAAGACAACACTTTACAGGAACCTCTATTGCATCTCCATTTCCCCAATCCCAGAACAATGAGCTTACTGCACCAAGCATACGTTTGCCGCCACTTTTACAGCACGAAAGAATGCAGTATCCAAGACAACCAGTCCCCATAAGACGACAAGTTCCCATACGATCGCAAGTTCAAATACGCCCACAGTTTCCTTCGAATCAACAAAAACGGCACTTACACAACAATGAGTCAAACTTGTATGGCCCCGGATCAGCTATGCGTTTACCTCCATCGAACTGGCGTCCCCCAGCACTATCTGCCAGTCACCACCTTCACAGACCTTCGGTGCCTCCTGCCCGCCGTACCACAAGGCCCAGAGTTCAGTGTTGTGCCTTTTGTAAAAGTAACAGAGAACCTATGGATTTCTACTCCACCCATTTAATTCGTGACTCGACCGGCCGTATCACATGCCCTGTTTTACGAAG aCATGTTTGCCGCTTTTGTGGAGCGACCGGAGATTTTGCCCATACAGCTAGCTACTGTATTCACAATCCAGAAAGGGGATCTTCAATGAAAACAGTTCTAAGCACCCCGACGATGTCTTCGGGTAGAAAGAGAAATGCACGCAAATAG